Proteins found in one Oryza glaberrima chromosome 4, OglaRS2, whole genome shotgun sequence genomic segment:
- the LOC127771283 gene encoding ubiquinone biosynthesis protein COQ4 homolog, mitochondrial-like: MQGARVNLKGWQQAAVAFGSAFGALLDPRRADLIAALGETTGKPAFQRVLQRMRNSAEGRDVLLERPRVISTQVSHAWDMPQNTFGAAYAQFMGSRNFSPDDRPPVRFMDTDELAYVATRAREVHDFWHVLFGLPTNLIGETALKVIEFEQMFLPMCMLSVVGGSARFNEKQRTLFFQHYFPWASKAGLKCTDLMSVYYEKHFHEDLDEVRRNWGIIPCPDPKRRSV; the protein is encoded by the exons ATGCAGGGGGCGCGTGTTAATCTGAAGGGGTGGCAACAGGCTGCTGTTGCATTCGGTTCTGCATTTGGGGCCTTGCTTGACCCTAGAAGAGCTGATCTGATAGCTGCTCTTGGGGAGACTACTGGGAAGCCAGCATTTCAGCGTGTGCTTCAGCGGATGAGGAACAGTGCTGAAGGCAGG GATGTTCTCCTGGAGCGTCCTCGAGTTATATCCACACAAGTTTCTCATGCCTGGGACATGCCTCAGAACACATTTGGTGCAGCATATGCTCAGTTCATGGGATCAAGGAACTTCTCACCGGATGACCGCCCACCTGTCCGTTTCATGGATACAGATGAGCTTGCGTATGTTGCGACCCGCGCCCGTGAAGTCCATGACTTTTGGCATGTGCTGTTCGGCCTTCCTACGAACCTGATTGGAGAGACTGCCCTTAAGGTCATTGAGTTTGAACAGATGTTCCTTCCAATGTGCATGCTTTCAGTCGTTGGGGGCTCTGCAAGGTTCAATGAGAAACAAAGGACACTGTTTTTTCAGCATTATTTCCCATGGGCCTCAAAAGCAGGTCTTAAGTGCACAGATCTTATGTCTGTGTACTATGAGAAGCATTTTCATGAAGATTTGGATGAAGTGAGGAGGAACTGGGGAATTATACCATGCCCTGATCCCAAAAGGAGAAGTGTTTAG